A window of Trichomycterus rosablanca isolate fTriRos1 chromosome 5, fTriRos1.hap1, whole genome shotgun sequence contains these coding sequences:
- the cfd gene encoding complement factor D, whose product MGSLQIIFASGLLCALLLSGECITGGKEATPHSRPYMASLQLDGQHHCGAFLISSQWLMSAAHCFRNDPDFKVVLGAHSLSQPEDTKQTFDIAAVYKHPDFTAVNYDSDIALVKLNQPVTITDSVKTLKFQREGGNDPDTNTAMDTAGWGSLNNHGSRTDTLHELTIAVMERWLCGRSDYFGAAFTNNMICAAKPKMDTCNGDSGGPLLYKGIAVGITSNGGKKCGSSKKPGLYTIISHYDDWITRIMAQ is encoded by the exons ATGGGGTCCTTACAAATTATCTTTGCTTCAGGTCTCCTTTGTGCATTACTTCTATCTG GTGAGTGCATCACAGGAGGCAAGGAGGCCACACCGCACTCCCGCCCTTATATGGCTTCATTACAGCTGGATGGCCAACACCACTGTGGTGCATTTCTGATCTCTAGTCAGTGGTTAATGAGTGCTGCACACTGTTTCCGAAATGA CCCAGATTTTAAGGTGGTGTTAGGAGCTCATTCTTTGTCCCAGCCAGAAGACACAAAACAAACGTTCGACATTGCTGCTGTCTATAAGCATCCTGATTTCACAGCTGTCAACTATGATAGTGATATTGCTTTGGTCAAG CTAAATCAGCCCGTCACGATCACTGACTCTGTGAAGACACTGAAGTTCCAGCGAGAGGGCGGGAATGATCCTGACACAAATACAGCTATGGATACTGCTGGATGGGGCTCCTTAAACAACCATGGAAGCCGGACTGACACTCTGCATGAACTGACGATTGCTGTCATGGAAAGATGGCTTTGTGGTCGTAGTGACTATTTTGGGGCAGCCTTCACAAATAATATGATCTGTGCCGCCAAACCCAAAATGGACACCTGTAAT GGTGACTCTGGAGGTCCTCTTCTTTATAAGGGCATTGCTGTGGGCATTACTTCGAATGGGGGGAAGAAATGTGGTTCGAGCAAAAAGCCTGGACTCTACACCATTATATCTCACTACGATGACTGGATCACCCGTATCATGGCCCAGTAG